The Leisingera daeponensis DSM 23529 genome includes the window CTCGACCCGCGCAACTTCATCCTCTGCACCGACGACTGCCATTCGGGCACGCTGGTCAATGACGGCCACATGAACCGGGTGGTGCGCCATGCAATTGCCTGCGGCTGCGACCCGGTTGTCGCCCTGCAGATGGCCACTATCAACACCGCCACCCATTTCGGGCTGGAGCGCGAGATCGGCTCCATCACCCCCGGGCGGCGCGCCGATGTGATCCTGACCTCAAGCCTCACCGAACTGCCCATAGAAGTGGTGATCGCCCGTGGGCAGATCGTGGCGGAATCAGGCTCTATCAAGGTAGATTGCCCGCATTACGACTGGCCTGCCAGCGCCCGCGGCACCGTCCATCTGGGGCATGAGCTGACGGCACAGGATTTCGAACTCGCCGCCCCCGAAGGCGCCAACCGGGTCACCGCCAATGTGATCGGCGTGGTGGAGAACCAGGCCCCGACCAAGGCGCTGCAGGCGGAGCTGCCGGTTGTGGACGGGCTGGTCGAGGGCACCGATGATGTCTGCCAGATCGCCCTGGTAGAGCGCCACCGCGCCACCGGCGGCGTCACCAATGCCTTCGTTTCCGGCTTCGGCTACAGCGGCAAGATGGCGATGGCCTCGACCGTGGCGCATGACAGCCATCAGATGATCGTGGTCGGCACCGACCGCGCCCAGATGGCGCTGGCCGCCAACCGGCTTGCCGAAGCGGGCGGCGGCATTACCCTTTACAAGGATGGTGAGGAGCTCGCTTTGATTGAGCTGCCGATCGCAGGCCTGATGTCCGACAGCCCCGCAACCGAGGTCGCCGCCAAGGCGCAGAAGATGGTTGAGGCGATGCAGGCCTGCGGCTGCAGCCTGAACAACGCCTATATGCAGCATTCGCTGCTGGCGCTGGTGGTGATCCCGGAACTCCGGATCTCCGACCTGGGCCTTGTCGACGTCCGCACTTTCCAGAAAATTCCGGTGATCGAGCCCGTGCAATGATAACAACAAAACACCCCGGCCATCCGCCGGACGAAAGCTTCAACGACGCGACCGAGGCCGT containing:
- the ade gene encoding adenine deaminase produces the protein MSDNIFPSWPDTAPQLIEVAAGRAPADTVIRKGIWVNVHTREQLPDHDIAIKAGRIAYVGPDASYCTGPDTQIIEANGRYMIPGLCDAHMHIESGMLTPAEFARAVIPHGTTSMFTDPHEIANVLGLDGVRYMHDEALMQPVNIFTQMPSCAPSAPGLETTGHEISPEDVAEAMSWPGIIGLGEMMNFPGVANADPKMLAEIAATQRAGKTVGGHYASPDLGPDFAAYVAGGPADDHEGTCEADAIARVRQGMRSMMRLGSAWYDVESQITAVTEKGLDPRNFILCTDDCHSGTLVNDGHMNRVVRHAIACGCDPVVALQMATINTATHFGLEREIGSITPGRRADVILTSSLTELPIEVVIARGQIVAESGSIKVDCPHYDWPASARGTVHLGHELTAQDFELAAPEGANRVTANVIGVVENQAPTKALQAELPVVDGLVEGTDDVCQIALVERHRATGGVTNAFVSGFGYSGKMAMASTVAHDSHQMIVVGTDRAQMALAANRLAEAGGGITLYKDGEELALIELPIAGLMSDSPATEVAAKAQKMVEAMQACGCSLNNAYMQHSLLALVVIPELRISDLGLVDVRTFQKIPVIEPVQ